CGTGGAATTTGATGGCGTTCGGTCAGCACTTGGCCGGCCGAAGGGGTATGCTCCAGGGTGCGGCCCAACTCGATGGTGCCACACGCCCCGCCCATGGCGGTGATGTCCGCCAGCGGAGTCCCACCGTTCTGCAATTTTTCGTATTGGCTCCAGGTTTCACCATCCATGGTTTCTGAATAGTCCGGCAGCAACGTGAATTTCGCGCCAAAATCCTGAAGGATTTCCTTGAGATACCGGAGGTCCTGGGCGGAAACCATGCCCGGCAGCACATTAATCCGGTTCGAGGTCAGGCCCCGTTCCGCCAATTGTTCCACCAGCGCCCGCACGGCTCCATGAAAGCCATCCATGTGGGTGCCGCGATAACTGGCGGTGGAAACATGCACCACGGGAGTGGTCATGGCTTTTCCATCTCCACGCCGAAAATCCACCAGCATCCGGGGCAAATCCTCGCCAATGGTTTCCGCCAGACAGGTGGTGGCCACGCCAACCAACGCCGGTTGATATTGGCGATCCACATTCAGCAGGCCCTGGCTAAGATTGGTGGCCCCGCCAAACACCGCGCTGGATTCATGGAAATTAGAACAGGCGATATCCATGGGTTCGCGAAAGTGGCTGATCAGGTAACGGCGAATGTAGGTGGCGCACCCTTGTGAACCGTGCAGGAACGGGATGCAACCCTCCACCCCGCGAAACACCAAACACGCCCCCAGCGGCGTGCAGAGCTTGCAGGCATTGCGGGTGGCTGTAAAACCCTCAGGCTTGGCATCCGTCTCCGGGCTGTCCGCACCACACGATTTATTGTCGGTCACATTCACCATTGCGGGAGACCTATTGCAAGAGCCGTGCCAAGTTGTTTTCGGTCTCAACAAACGCAGCATCTGCCACCATTTACGACGGTTTGAGTGTTATCTGTGAAGCACTTGCAGAAGTTACATATATCCCGACCGCGGCAACTATATTTTGGTGCCACCTGTTTGAAGCTACATTTTAGTAGTTTTACCAGGCGTTCCCCACATTAATGTGGGACTGGTTTTCAACTCCTGTTTTTGACTGCGGATGCAACGGATGGGAAGCAAACAAATCCGAAGACCGAAAATCGAAAACCGAAAGCAACTTTAGCAGAAAAATCGATTGGCAAAAAAATTGGGACGGCCTGCAATAGGATTCCATTTCCGACCGCCCCATTTTGATGGAGTACATCGAGGAAGATCAGGTTATTTTCTTGCAACGCCTAACCGCACCACTCTACGGAGAGCCGACAACCCCCAGCACACCGGGCTGTTTACCGGCACACGATAGCCCGCCAGCCGCACCTCGATCACGCGCCCGACCACCCGGTCCGGGCCAAACGCCGGATCATTGGCCATGTTGGCATCGCCACGGGTGACCAACACCAGGCCCGCCGCTTCGGCCCGGAGAGCCACCAAGCGATGGATGGTAAGCATTCCCGCAGTGGTCTCAAACGCAATCACCTGGCCCCTTTTCAATCGGGTTGCCTCGGCGGGAGCGAGCGTGATCAGATCGCCAGCCTGGATCCATGGCCGCATGCTGTTGCCGCTGGCTTTGAATCGCACGCTCAGTCCTTCCGCAATCAGGCTGCGCGCCAGCCGGCAAAAATCAGGGTTGGCCAGGGAGGGAATCACGGGCGGAGCAGGGCGAACGCCTCAGTCGGCGGTTCTTTCCATTTCTGGAAATGCCGGTATTTCCTGACGGTGGATGGTGAAAGACAGGACGCACGTCGGCAGGATGCCGGCGGTCACGAAGGGGGCCAAGCCATGATCTTCGTCTTTGCTCATCCGCCCCCGCCTTCCTGCTGCAACCAAGCCGCCAGTTGCTCAGCGGCTGCCGGGGTGGGGGCCAGGGAAAATTGCCAGGCCGGCACCGCGCGGGTCAACTGATCACACCCATCCAGCATCACCGGCATCCATTCAGGATGCCACCAGAGGAGGTTGGTGGCTGGCAGCAAGCGGTGGAATGCCTCGCGCGGGGTGATCGGCTCGATCCGATTTTCCAGCGATTTATTCAAAAAAATGAGTCCGCCCAACGGAGCGGACGCGTTGACCGCAAACCCGGCGCTGCTGGGCCAGGGAGTGCCATACGCACGATACGCGCTGCAGCCGGATGGCGGCGCCACCCCATACCGGGTCACGGCGGCATCATCGCCAATGACCTCAAACTCCGGGTGCCCGGCCAGCAACCGGGCAAGCGTGCTTTTGCCGTCGCCAGAGCGCCCGGGAAAAAGCCACATCCGCCCCCCGAAGATCGCCGCGCCGGTGTGGTGCAGCAGACCCTGGCGTGGCGCCAAAAAAATCACCGAGAGAAACCGATAAACAATCGAGAGCAAGGCGTGGGGAATGCAACGCTCCGAGGCGGATGGGGCAGCGGCTTTTGAAACAAACGTGTCCGGCAGGGCTCGATCAGACGGCGCGGCCAAGACGACAAGCGTCTCCGGGGAATAATGAACTTCGACGTAATTTTTATCCTGCGCGATTTCCGCCACCCAGACCGCTTCCGGGTGGAGCGGATGCTCCCAGCGGAGCCAGAGCCGGGAGCCGGAGCAGTACCAAGTCAGCAGCCGGTTGGTACGATGCACGGGGGAGAGCGCAGAGAGATCGGGAACCGAATTGGCATGGAAATTGACTGAAATGCGATCTGCGTACGAAACGGACGAAACATCCCCCCGCAGAAAAGGAGCCACGGGAGGGGCCACTCCGTTCAACGCGAACGGAACGTGCGAACTTGAAAGTTCAAAAACAACATCCGCCAGCCCAAAAATGAGATGGTATGGTCCCGTCAAAACAAAAGTGAAAAGTTCTAATGAATCAAGCCCAGCCGGTTCAGTTGTAGCACTGTGCACCGCCATTGAAACTCGGCGGAGTGCAAGTGGTGGAAAGCACATCGAACGCGACCATCTCAATCTCAGTCACTTCGGGTTTCTGATAGACCAGCTTTTCCGGACCGGCTGGCTGGGCGGCACAGGCGGGCTGTTCCTTCATATTTATTTGTTCCTTCATAATAAGTCGTTCTGTTTCATTTTTGTCGCGCGCCGCTGACGGGCCAAATCACATAACCATGCCGGCGGCTGGGCCATATTGCCGGTTTCCATTTCAAAAATGGGCGCGCATCCGTGGCAATATGCCACATCCGGACAGGTCTGGCAAGGAGAATCTGTAGCAACTTTTATCTGACAGACCGGCTCCATTTGCCGCCA
Above is a window of Verrucomicrobiota bacterium DNA encoding:
- a CDS encoding nitrogenase component 1, which codes for MVNVTDNKSCGADSPETDAKPEGFTATRNACKLCTPLGACLVFRGVEGCIPFLHGSQGCATYIRRYLISHFREPMDIACSNFHESSAVFGGATNLSQGLLNVDRQYQPALVGVATTCLAETIGEDLPRMLVDFRRGDGKAMTTPVVHVSTASYRGTHMDGFHGAVRALVEQLAERGLTSNRINVLPGMVSAQDLRYLKEILQDFGAKFTLLPDYSETMDGETWSQYEKLQNGGTPLADITAMGGACGTIELGRTLEHTPSAGQVLTERHQIPRHPLGLPIGIRETDGFFSAVEYLTGRKTPEKYQRERGRLVDAYIDGHKYASEKRAVIYGEEDMVIGLASFLTEFGITPILCASGGRSGFFEKCLREAAPALPPETVIKDKADFAEIAELATALKPDLLIGNSKGYSLARQLNVPLIRIGFPIHDRIGGQRTAHLGYRGAQELFDRVINALMEAKQTKSSVGYSYL
- a CDS encoding signal peptidase I; the protein is MIPSLANPDFCRLARSLIAEGLSVRFKASGNSMRPWIQAGDLITLAPAEATRLKRGQVIAFETTAGMLTIHRLVALRAEAAGLVLVTRGDANMANDPAFGPDRVVGRVIEVRLAGYRVPVNSPVCWGLSALRRVVRLGVARK